From a single Rutidosis leptorrhynchoides isolate AG116_Rl617_1_P2 chromosome 5, CSIRO_AGI_Rlap_v1, whole genome shotgun sequence genomic region:
- the LOC139850111 gene encoding uncharacterized protein, producing MVQITPIKDLEPDDTRKFIEAKVYRKWIATKNEETTPVSLCSILIDEEGTGVQVNINTNDSAIFDKYMQINKAYRISNFICEKTLDWQRTLPTKVTLTIGKCANFEPIPPDRFPQHCFHFASYDEVCNRIEYQTPILTDYIGCICNIGNIQHSKNPNSRKYFRLIDIIDLNNNYLQLILWNERATSFPIDEYESHTKPVLIAVSSCWPNIFTGTGMVQLKPTPATYYYLNPNIPEYQNSISAYRELFSQKPMLLADKNRRQDPQEEQRRNRITLQELNTYDFQNNKVLRNNKYTCEAKIQQVENNRPWFYASCDKERCNKKVGGKIHELLCPTHGTLKEANFSYCFRILITDGTSTITLALLCNNAEKLLGISCKKMIVELGFDNKYVLPDPIKALEGTTHIFQFHYQSPNQYMVDDIFPINHTATYTPPNTETPPTADIDTPKTNTPKMKKNLFTSSDEAETAAKKQKKT from the exons ATGGTTCAAATAACACCAATCAAAGATCTTGAGCCAGATGACACCAGGAAATTCATAGAGGCCAAAGTTTATAGGAAATGGATCGCCACCAAAAACGAAGAAACAACTCCAGTATCGCTCTGCAGCATACTTATTGACGAGGAG GGAACAGGCGTCCAAGTAAACATCAATACTAACGACTCCGCTATATTTGACAAATATATGCAAATAAATAAAGCATATAGAATTTCGAATTTCATTTGCGAAAAAACACTAGATTGGCAACGAACACTACCAACGAAAGTGACCTTGACAATTGGAAAATGCGCAAATTTTGAACCGATACCACCTGACAGATTTCCACAACACTGTTTCCACTTTGCATCCTACGACGAAGTCTGCAACCGAATAGAGTACCAAACTCCTATACTTACAG ATTACATAGGATGCATCTGCAACATTGGTAATATACAACATTCAAAAAATCCCAACAGCCGAAAATACTTCCGTTTAATTGACATAATCGACCTCAA CAACAATTATCTGCAACTTATCCTGTGGAATGAACGTGCAACATCCTTCCCCATTGATGAATACGAATCCCACACCAAACCTGTCCTCATCGCAGTAAGTTCATGTTGGCCAAATATATTCACAGGGACGGGTATGGTTCAACTAAAACCAACTCCAGCAACATATTATTATCTCAATCCCAACATTCCCGAATACCAAAACTCAATATCAGC ATACAGAGAACTATTCAGCCAAAAACCAATGTTATTAGCTGACAAAAACAGAAGGCAAGACCCACAAGAAGAACAAAGGCGTAATAGAATAACTCTACAAGAACTGAACACATATGACTTCCAAAACAACAAG GTGCTACGAAACAATAAATACACTTGTGAGGCAAAAATACAACAGGTTGAAAATAACAGGCCATGGTTCTATGCAAGTTGCGACAAAGAAAGATGTAACAAAAAGGTAGGAGGAAAAATACACGAACTCCTCTGTCCAACCCATGGAACACTAAAAGAGGCAAATTTCAG CTATTGCTTCAGAATCCTCATTACAGACGGCACATCGACAATCACACTTGCTCTATTATGTAACAATGCTGAAAAACTGCTTGGAATCAGTTGCAAAAAAATGATTGTCGAATTGGGTTTCGACAACAAATACGTACTTCCAGATCCAATCAAAGCACTTGAGGGTACAACACACATATTTCAATTCCACTACCAATCACCTAACCAATACATGGTCGATGACATTTTCCCTATCAACCACACAGCTACTTATACACCACCAAATACTGAAACTCCACCGACTGCAGACATTGACACACCAAAAACAAACACTCCAAAAATGAAGAAAAATTTATTCACCAGCTCAG ATGAGGCGGAGACTGCagcaaagaaacaaaaaaaaacctAA